In Melitaea cinxia chromosome Z, ilMelCinx1.1, whole genome shotgun sequence, a single window of DNA contains:
- the LOC123668910 gene encoding uncharacterized protein LOC123668910, translating into MKVNGDIGSSYLIIEIKIPLVIKENFELDRVITLPQQHYNVEFIAPYIAFNLQKDLLLILTESDVENCVHIQTNKLLCALDKPIYELQITSGMCNLSIHNTTICKTKEAPCRVSWVKLHNNNMWLYSCCGKCTVRIFCIDTGVVLTTLTGNGLLQIGQGCTIKGDTFSIFTQNSYMSQVKVQENIPIPADYSILNSIINTSDFQLFTPEDHEDLWRRMKSQIINLKEQENASLSIHDIHQYSVLYIILGSIIVAGCLYGTMRYRRNKIIQSSAVKDVSMTAVPVAADKNEDQEAPAPPSARPRFVRLDIPIKE; encoded by the coding sequence atgaaggTCAACGGCGACATTGGTTCTTCTTATTTGATAATCGAAATCAAGATCCCTTTGGTAATTAAGGAAAATTTTGAACTGGATAGAGTAATAACCCTTCCTCAGCAGCATTATAACGTAGAATTTATCGCACCATACATTGCATTCAATCTACAAAAGGACTTACTACTCATCTTGACAGAATCAGATGTAGAAAATTGTGtccacatacagacaaacaaattattatgcgCTCTCGATAAGCCGATATACGAATTACAAATAACCAGCGGAATGTGTAACTTGAGTATACACAATAcaacaatatgtaaaacaaaggaGGCACCATGTCGCGTGAGCTGGGTCAagttacataacaataacatgTGGCTTTATTCCTGCTGTGGGAAATGCACAGTGCGCATATTTTGCATTGACACTGGAGTTGTATTGACAACACTGACCGGGAATGGCCTTTTACAAATCGGTCaaggttgtacaataaaaggtGACACCTTCTCTATATTCACTCAAAATAGTTACATGAGCCAAGTTAAGGTCCAAGAAAACATACCGATCCCAGccgattattcaatattaaattccatAATAAATACTTCGGATTTCCAACTATTCACACCCGAGGATCATGAAGACTTGTGGCGCCGGATGAAGTCTCAGATCATTAACCTCAAGGAGCAGGAAAACGCATCACTCAGTATACACGATATACATCAGTACTCTGTCTTGTATATAATCTTAGGGTCTATCATTGTTGCGGGATGTCTCTACGGTACCATGCGATATCgcagaaacaaaattatacagagCAGTGCTGTGAAAGACGTCTCCATGACCGCAGTTCCAGTTGCAGCAGATAAGAACGAAGACCAGGAGGCCCCTGCTCCCCCGAGCGCGCGACCGCGATTCGTTCGACTGGACATACCAATTAAAGAGTAG